The nucleotide window CCAGGCACTTCGTAATGGTATTCTCTCCGTGTCTCCGTGTCTCCGTGTCTCCATGTCTCCATGTCTCCGTGTCTCCGTGTCTCCGTGTCTCCGTGTCTCCGTGCCTCCGCGTCCGGGGATCTCCGTGTCACCGCGTCACCGTGTTATCGTGTCACCGCGTCTCCCTGCCCGGATGTTTTTACCGCTACTCCCTATTTTCCATTTTCTATTTTCTTAATTATGACACGCCCCGCAAAGCTCCCCGTCGATGTCCCTGAGCCGCAGCATCTTGTTGGCCGGGATCTGCGCTTCGGTGCCGGCGCTCCCCGGAGTCCCCCCATTGACGAAAAGATCCGAACCGTGGGGGTTGTGACAGGTAACGCAGGTGACCCGGTCCCCGGTGTCGTTGTTGGCGTTCCATGCGCTGTCGAGGCTGTCCCCCAGGGGCAGGAACGGCTGGAAATCGTCAGCTGTATCTGTAGTGGCCTCATTACCCCACTCGAACCAGTGATCCACATACTGATCTATGTGGTAGCCGAGACCGGAAACGTTGACAGGATCATGAGTGCTGTAAACGGACATGCCTGTGTCACCCACAAAGACATCCACCGTCCCACCGCCGCCCCAAAGGGTAAAGTGATCGCTGGGGTGCTTGGGCGAAGCCCGGAATTTGAAGGAGGTGTTGTCGGTGTGACAATTGATACACAAGTTGGTCACCGTTGTCTGCAGGGCGTCGTTGGTGATCACTGTTCCCACCCGATACCGGTCAGCGCTGTCTACCGGGAAGTGATCTGTTGAACTGTCGTGGCACTCGGTGCACGCCAGGGGCAGCGACAAGCCCGGGGCGGTGTCTTCGGCCCACGGGCCGTTGTTGATCAGGGTGTCACCGTGGCCGCCGCGGCTGTAGCCGCTGAGGGGCCCGGCGTAGTTGGCTGCGGTGTTGGTGGCCTGGTAAAGGGTTCCGCCCCGGCTGCGGAAGCTGGCCGAATCGATGGCGCCGTCGCCGTCCACATCCCCACCAAGGCCATGACAGCCGCCGCAGGTAATGTAGGCCTGGGCACTCGCAGGATTGCCTGCGGCATCAGCGTCCCACGTCCAGGTCACACTCTCGAGACCGTGGCAGTAGACGTTGGAACACTGGAAGGCGTAGGCCGCGGACTTGGTCACTGAAGGCGCCACTGATGCGCCAGACCTGGTCCAGGTGGTGTTGTAGTAGGCGTTTTCAGCCCCGCGCAACGTCGTGTTCAGGTCGCTGCTCAGTGTGATGTTGTCAAAGTGAACGTCCGGATCGTAGGTGGATACGCTGGACTGGTTGTGCCATGTAGCCGAACCGGGGTTGGGCCCGTGGCACGTCTCGCAGTTGAACTCCGGCTTGCCGCCAGCGGTGCCGCCGTGGGCCTGGTGGGCCCCGGAGGTGGGCGGATATGCGTGACAGCCCGCGCAGCCCGCGGTAAAGCCGGTGTCGTGCTTGTGGCACTGATCACAGTCGCCTGGGTTGCCCGGGTAGCCGGCATGGCCGCTGTAGTTGGCATAGAGGCCGTCGACGAAGCCGAGGCCGCCGCCCGTCTGTGTATGGCACTCCTGGCAGATACTCGAGTACACCGTCGTGTCCGCGTAGCTCACCTGGGCCGACGTAATGCCGGTGGTGGTGTCGGTGTAGGCCAGGGAAAGCTGTTCCGTGGGCATGGCCGGAGGCGTTCCCGTGGTTGTGAAGGTGCCCGTCTCCTCGTCCCAGATCTCCCTGGAGATCATGAAGCTGTTGGAGCCGTCGCCGTGGGGGTCGTGGCAGTTGAGGCACTCGGGGGCGAGGGACCAGGTGTAGTTCAGTGAGCCGCCTGCTCCGGTAATCGCTGCCGCCGAATGGTTGACCACGGCGATGGAGTGGCAGCCCGCAGCCTGGGTGTTGCAGCCGGTGCCCGAAGTGAAGGTGCCGTTGAGGCGGAAGGCGTTGCCGGCGCTCAGCGTCGCGCTGAAGTCGTGGGACGTTCCGGCGAGGTCGTGGCAGTCGGAGCACGCCACGCCGGCTCCCTGTGCCGAGTGGCCGTAGGCAGACCACTCGGCGCTGGCCACAACGCTTGCCGTTTCGTCC belongs to bacterium and includes:
- a CDS encoding CxxxxCH/CxxCH domain-containing protein; translation: VVERILAGDMEEAKAALTVAVKHDPNAEQFAYRCDACHEPHGLTMNANGNPNIAMLKGSVEVMNYSVPGSGSNATTLISMVFESRTGADSFDDGSTQGNNVCVQCHQNNPRPNGTTTTMASVDGDHTGLDDYSNNEQGNNCVACHQHDYDASVSTVDGFMPLSCDGCHGYPPTSDAHPKHVGSYGYNCNVCHQNAGVHNNISPVANTTAYNALADSTLSNRIDVVFDTTNPSGAYTPAKGSRAGVGQGICTGLYCHGDTFTISAGGSDTTPVWNSTASGACGACHSVSDPGSSSHTQHVSMASTFGIAPLGCGDCHTPGTPASGTHVVGTQPNFIGSILYTGTVSDGDNSAARGSCGVNDCHNDGTGSASATAYTWGSSYADCSLCHAASPVTVAHDEHLAHPTVDCMDCHDATSSTSMSGKATHIDGDVTMANGASAYNGTTTVGDGGAFGTCDTGACHDAITDIAWNAAPTGCADCHYNTLDVNSFNGRDETASVVASAEWSAYGHSAQGAGVACSDCHDLAGTSHDFSATLSAGNAFRLNGTFTSGTGCNTQAAGCHSIAVVNHSAAAITGAGGSLNYTWSLAPECLNCHDPHGDGSNSFMISREIWDEETGTFTTTGTPPAMPTEQLSLAYTDTTTGITSAQVSYADTTVYSSICQECHTQTGGGLGFVDGLYANYSGHAGYPGNPGDCDQCHKHDTGFTAGCAGCHAYPPTSGAHQAHGGTAGGKPEFNCETCHGPNPGSATWHNQSSVSTYDPDVHFDNITLSSDLNTTLRGAENAYYNTTWTRSGASVAPSVTKSAAYAFQCSNVYCHGLESVTWTWDADAAGNPASAQAYITCGGCHGLGGDVDGDGAIDSASFRSRGGTLYQATNTAANYAGPLSGYSRGGHGDTLINNGPWAEDTAPGLSLPLACTECHDSSTDHFPVDSADRYRVGTVITNDALQTTVTNLCINCHTDNTSFKFRASPKHPSDHFTLWGGGGTVDVFVGDTGMSVYSTHDPVNVSGLGYHIDQYVDHWFEWGNEATTDTADDFQPFLPLGDSLDSAWNANNDTGDRVTCVTCHNPHGSDLFVNGGTPGSAGTEAQIPANKMLRLRDIDGELCGACHN